The Juglans regia cultivar Chandler chromosome 16, Walnut 2.0, whole genome shotgun sequence nucleotide sequence aaaaaaaaaaaaattcccggGTACAACTCGGATCCACCCGAGTTCTTGCCCGGGTCTGACCCGGACCAACCCGGTCCGGGTTCCAGCCCAGATTTGGATCCCGGGTTCCGGTCCGAATATACATGGATTCCCGGGTCGGAACCtggatgaacacccctagttgagaccatctcaacatccaaacggggctaACTCTTAATACTAGCATTTAGCAAACTCATTAGGACCACCTCCAAAACATCGCAACTAGGTTTGTTAGATATTTTTCAATGGTTTAAAAAGAATCAGTTTAGAACAAgttcaaaaatagaataaataactgGATGAATCTACAGTGAGTATCATACCCCAAGGAAGAACCGGAAACTCCCACTTCTTTTTAGGGACTGTAATGACATATGAAGCAACctgaaataaatagaaaaaccTTAccaccaaacaaacaaaataggaTACGAGTTTCATAAACATAATCATTGTAGTTGCTTTCTAAATCATAATAATGGTAATAACATAATACATACCAAGATTGAAGCAGCAAGCAAACGAGAACTATGAAGAAGTGATGTTTCCTCCTTTTCATATACAAGGTCCATGATATCCATGCATGCTTCAAAGTTCAACAATTCTCCAACCTTCGCTACTCCCctaaaagcaaagaaaagatTTAGCcagatgaatataattttattaatcaagatcATAACTATGTTTACATGTTTGTTTAGTGAAAGAAACTACAACACTTGAACAAAGGAACTTACTTGAACTGAATATAAAGCTCTTCAAAGAATACGAAAGCATTGTTTGCCGTACCAATCTCAAAATCCAATaccttcaaaataatatttttaccatGTACGTTGAACTAGAACTGTACAATATAACTCTAAGGTTCAATTGGGATTTACCTGCAAAAAGACCACCTCCTACAGAATATCTGCATCAACTGCagtgaacaagaaaaaaatacatttattaacAGTTTTCAAAAGCATTTTAGCAAGTGGCTTACTGCTTCCAAGAAATCTCGAGTTGTAAAATGTTGTTCCTTGATAGTTGTGTCTCCCAAGAACTTCAAACATTTTACAGGCAGTGGACAAGAATCATGTATCTATAAGAATATCAATATGATAagcataaaaaacaatatagaaGGAACAAAAACGAGAGTTTTCACTGAATTAACCTACTTTGCTTGAGATCCATATAGAAATAAGTGCAAACAACTGCAAATTGCTCTCTCTAATTGGTTGCAAAAGCCAATTCGCCTTGTCATTGCCTTGTGCAAACCTTTACAAGAACCATTCAATTTTTTAGTTAACTAACAAGTAAAAATTCCAAGAAAAGAAACTATACTCCTGTTGCAAAAATACAAAATGTAGGAGTAACAATAACTTGGGAAAActcatattaagaaaaaaactaaCACAAAGAAATAACAGAAAAAGCAAATTCCAAAAGAAATGTTCGAAAATCCAATCCTTTATTGACCTATTAAATTGTGTAGAAAGTTTTCAAACAAGTATCGGATTTCGTgtaatgagggagagagagagagagagattcaaatTGGAAGAAGGTTGAAATGCTGTCTGAGGCAAAGATCTTTATTAGTGTCGCCTAAATGTACACAAGGAATCATTATAAACACCTACAGAGagcaaattaattttttaatacatgtcaatcacaaaaaaatcacaaagtCAGATTATAATCAGTATCATAATCGAATACATATGTTACGAAATTGATTAAGTAAATCTGTAGTTTAGGCATCCGGGAGAACTGTCCTTAATAAACAtacaaagatttgaaaaaaacaataaagatTTGACCTGGACAGAGAGGGATAGAAGCGATCAGCGAAGAGTGACAATGCGGCGTATTTGACAATCGGACCGACGTCGAGCTCCTTTCCACAAGATATTCAACAGCATTGTTGTTTTTGACAGACAGTAGGTATTAGATTGcgtgaagaagaaaataacgagattgaaaaagaaaaaaaagaacagaaacgAAAAGGAAAGGACAGACCTGGGTGGATTGGATGAGAAACTCTACAAATGGAAGTCGCATGTCTGTCTTGTGTGAATGCCTTGAGCGGGAAAACCCTCTTGCATTTCCTCGCGTGTCGAGACTGTTTTCAAAGTAGTTCCCTTGATGTGGGATTAGGATATTACTTTTCTAccatcaagtttttttttgggtgatgCCACTACACCTAGTAGCACCTAGTAGAATCCACCATcacgtaattttttttccaaatatttttttaaacacctaaatttttacaaagtcatcaaaaaatatttttttaatcattaaataaaaaaaaaaagtacaatcgAAACCCACTCTCGATGGGTATTCTCTGTAGGtctataattttcattttttttttgtcacacCGCTTAAAGCATAATATCACgttaatagttttttttgtcTTAGTAATAATTCTACTCTTAAGCCTTTTGTgtctccaacaccacacacctTGATGATGTggagttatttttattttttttttacccaccCCCTACCCAGGCGCCCTTCACACCCAAAATCCCTATggacttctttttatttttatttttccccctcCCCTCTGCGTTTTACCCACCCCCTACCCAAACGCCCTCATCATCCAGGTGATCCATTTACTccaaggttctctctctcttctttgcaGTATATTTGTGCCCAAGTCCACCTTCGCCCCTTCCCTTTGGAACTTCCACTTCAATTGAAGCCTTTTCAATCTTCCACGCTGCTGAAATTCATATATACCCACTCGAAAGTGTCAAGCTCTCTCCTGGGATCAACTTTAGAATATAGTTTCTTCTTTTGGCAAATCCAGTGCTGTTAGAGACTTTGAATGATGGCTCTAAAGCACTTACACGAGCTATTGAAAGAAGACCAAGAACCATTTATTCTCAAGAACTACATTACCGATTGATGCTGCCAGCTCGAAAGGTTCTCACCCAAGACCCAATTACAAGTCAAGAAACGAAAATCCATCTCCGAAACTCCAAGCTTTCCGGGAAACTTTCGTAAAAACATTTCAAGCAtcaacatttcattttaatCCACTTCTAGCTTCCACCttgcagagaaaaaaaatcaaatctttctataaaaaactacgattttgtatttgaggaaaatccaaaatataaatatgtatagtgCGAGAGAGAACCTCGAAGTCGGGCTTGAATGGGTCACCTGGATGATTTGGGATTTGATTTGGGATTTTGGGTGTGGAGGGTGCCTGGGTAGAATGCAGAGGGAGGTGATGATTCGCGATTTTGGATTTTTCGGGAGAAGTGAAAcgaacattaaaaaaagaaaaagaaaaagaaattccacATCATCGGGtgtgtgtggtgttggagacACAAGGGGCTTAAGAgtataattactctttttttaaacatcGTAAATTTTTACAAAGTCatcaaaaaacatttttttaatcattaagttaaaaaaaaaagtacaatcgAAACCCACTCGATGGGTATTCTCTATAGGTctagaattttcattttttttttgtcgcaTTGCTTAAAGCATAATATCTCATTAATAGTTTTTTTGTCTTACTAGTATTCCCAAGAATAAGCGCAGCGAAAGCATATTGGGCCCATAACCCATATGGCTAGGATCGGGATCTGGTTCTGATATCAGTTGTTGTGAAAACAATACTACACTCACAAACAACGACAACGagatagataataaaataaatagatccaTAAATACAGGAATCAATCACACACAATCACAAGATACAAGATTTACATGATTCGGCAACTTGCTTACGTCTACAGAGCTGtaggaaattttatttaaaagaaattacaaaCACAATAAGTTATAAGAGTTTTCCTCTACTTACaaatctcaactctctctctctagagcctctctctctctctctctctctctctctgtgctctCAAAAAATGCCGTTTGTGTCTTTGTTCCTCAATCTGatacattctaacaatataacatatatatatatattgttgagaaaaatgatgacaataaagcaaaagtaaataagaaataacaaacaatcaatcacacaatataaatttatgtcGTTTGGAAACGTGCCTACATCCACGAAACTGCAGAGGATTTTATTATGTTGAGGAATCACAAGATACACTTTGAGGCAATTTTTCACTGTTCAAAACAATCATACTATTCAaaataagcatatttatagggtTATACAGTGGAAACtctaattttcacttttttgtgatatttgctCGAGCAGAGTGTCAAGTGCACATCAAGCAAACTCTCTGTTTAGTTTTCGCTCAAGCGTTGAGTTGAGCGAttgtcaagcgaactctctacTTGGGCTTCGCTCTAGCCCACTGTCGAGCGAGACTTGAGCgaattttttgtttgatctCTGCTCAAGCTTAAAGTCGAGCGTTTAAGCTCAAGCAAACGTCGAGCAAACTTTCTGTCTTGGCATTTCCTGAGTAAAAAACAGTGCCAAAATTTCCAAGTCTACATTTGTaatagcccgctagaaattcattggcggaatttctattgactttaggaatctcgtgaaaatcccataagtttttacgaatcgacctattgcataggttttagtctgtcaacatagtcagtgttatcactcactatgctgctagaaatatgagttttatttatttgaggtggttaaagtgtcagaatgcattatggtctacgccattacactcagtggattatttaggattttatggcacaatatcctattttcataattccggacaaaacgtctgttggaaattgtaaaattatttttaggggcacttcgaggttaaattttggtaaaatattttcactataggttaatatgaatatttaggaatttttagtgttaagttaatgattcactttttcgaagtgaatagtaaccttggtaagcgcaccaattgcagtgtttcgaaatcacagtgtggaatgtccaaattggattagagaagttttatttggacacttggcaagatcttagccacacttagtgaataattttagagacttggcaccataaggaacgtttgttggatttgaaggaatcaaggtgtgagatcatgtcgcttaagcaaaactttgtttcatctgctcaaccaaattgtgccagatcaaagaggttttcaatcctagtgaaattctaaatggtgggaatccaatcgaaagcccaaaagcatggttgaaatcgaaaccctaaacggtttccccaaaaccctaaagttggcctctaaacattttctaatccgatttctagcattgtgtttaatcacttgattaaatcacttccacatgctattaatccttcaaatttgtgttagaacatcattatccaaccttgttaaccttgaaaaattgattgggccaagtgatattggatttgggcttgatagcaacccaaaccctctttaaaccccaaattttaggcccattcggtttaggccctttaaggcccacgaatttggtcaccataggattgcttcatggctaagttttgtacccccacttggctggccagatctgtacaagaagagcctagaaggttcttgaaagacaaagcaaaagggccacctcactctttcactctcacactccacattgagaaaagatcttggtctgatttttatgagaagaaaaggccaacactcaaccattccttcagtaaTATCACTTCCCacaacttgtgtaagaggctcttcagtccacttcccacgaaaagcaactctcctttacacttttccttcatagaacacaaaagacactctcggacagtttttcgtacctattttgaatgcctgtttcgaagcttttgtaagtgtttcctcgcaacgtttacttcatgaaagttgtttcttttggagtctagtttacgtggatatcttatttgttccattttgagatcatttgattggtaaaaagttgtttagaccccagaaaggtcattctgggcgataaactggagaatgtgttatattttagagtttttgaccaagctaatgaatagatcttggtccgaaatttttatggagtactgttaacatgtgtatatgattattggttgaggatttgttgcatgattaaaagttttggtgaaatattttcttaggtctagaaacttagaaactggaagaggaaaaacagtttctgttttgagaaagtttaaatcttttatggtttaatcttattccaatggctttgatatttttattggaagatcctaagcatcttatatacatgttagaatgttattttgaagatatttgatgttagtttcgaacatatgaaattttatggaaggagatattcggttaggccaaagtgatgatgttcttggctaaatttacgttttggttgatgtttaaccatgtgatcttgagtttgatgcttggatctgttttagaacatctttttaaaccatgtgatgttttggtttgaagatcacatctttataagtcatggatcaagaggttgatcaaaacaagttagaaacaaaattatgtttttaacttagaagagaaaccaaaaagttcaagtatggttttagtgattttgatgacttttgttcatgattcaaaacatgattattcttaataatatgttatgagtgtagtagaagaaaaattttggtttaatcatgagttttgagatttgaaagaattacaacaaaaagcaaaggaaatagccttgtaagtttcggccatatagagttttgatggttgtgtttagttttaaatttttttgaattgatatttgagcttaggacaaaatttacataaggtatgtaaattttggtgatttttggagttaggatgcaaaatccttaagttaggggtaaatgGTCATtttagagggtaaaatggtaattttactctaagttgatatttttccatattcctaattgttagtgattaagttctaatttttagaaatcactactttcagtttcccgtgatcgcacttgagttttgtctcgaagcgcgaagatcgaggtaagttagcttttaacttactatcaatttaatgtgtatgtgtgataagtaagggaactaaattgtatgtatgcatgttatcatatgtgccatgccaagtcattacatatttatctgttacacagaatttattctgtcatgaattattcatctgttacacaagatattctgtcacgtattgctatacatgctatacattgcaagtatgtcatgttaagttaagtatgccatctgttacatgtatttcttgtcatgtaatattcattgtcacatgttacgccacgttaagaaatgttgtctgttatatggtatgccatgttacgaaatgttgcatgttacatgtatgacatgttatgaaatgttctctgttacatttatgtctcgaagtatgtcatgtctgtcgtcctacgttcatgtcacgttatgttacgtcaagatttctgtcttttatgtcacgttcatgttacgtcacgttacgaaatgtcatgtctgccagttaagtcattcatgtcaatcacgaccctaagcgctaggatggggtaatatcctagtggaactcctttgttcacgctggagtgtctaaataggtgtgaaattccctgggttgacgaagtacagtcaacaggttgcgaatggggcctaattagctggtcaccggagcgcgccaggcactaacgccgatggtgccacacattatgttatgtgtgtccacagcaagtgtggcacaaacagataagtcatggggccacaacaactgtggagcatgaagtatggggccacaacaactgtggagcatacactacgtgagacacagcaattgtgacacgtagaatacgtggggccacaacaactgtggagtacgtattaacgcactcacagctggtatagaaacctgtgatgtgatgcggtaatcggcagggacacacggctcaaggggacctgtgtagcacccatatggtcacgttaatgattaagtctattaaataagattccaagttcaagtcatgtttcacgttatgttatgttcaagtttacgatcacgcaatcatggtaatcccatgagataagaatatgtttcaagttcatgttatgttatgttcacgttcacgttatattccaagttcacatttatgttatgtcatgctcaggttcaagttcatgttcaaattatgcatgttcatgtttatgctatgtttcaagtccatgttatgtttcaagttcacgttcatgctatgtttcaagtccatggtatgtttcaagtcacgttcatgctaagcttcagtttcagtttaagttatgccagttatgttatgttgtatgtcaagttatgccatgattacttatgatttgatttttgcattcatgcttttactgccatgcatgcatcattaacctgtgtggaagtttcttgttaacttgctgagatttgtaatcaaatctcactgtggtagtcccaactaccattccccccgaatggtagattttgctacaggatctgaaggagaactaggaatcgaccaactggaaacggtcgactaagcgatggtgtgacgtagatggtagtacatcagttacctcagattactacttgtatttgtggagttcaatctccaacactcttttgatcacaactattttggactagtgttgtgatctcagttgtttagtatgtcattatgtatgaagtatgttttaagtatttgggatatttcggtttggtgcatagtattgctaaaaagaaaaattatccgcttcgaatattgcataatgctagatgtatgttaggaatattgcatcttatatgtcatgaacgggggcaggtaaccttgtgttgcatgtctcgacgcttcaaatgtccgtccgatcccaagcggaatttgcgggagTCACAACATTTCATAGCACAATCCTCATAAAAAATCCACTCAAAAATCGTAACGAATCATTGTCGGGTCAGATCATCAAGTCGGGCCTCCACAACAATAAACCAGGCTCCACAAAcccaacacatatatatacacacaccagAAGGGGGACCAGTAAGTGCAAGTGAATGAATGCAAGTTAATGAAATGAAGTAATTAGAGGACCAGATAACTGGAACTAATGATAAGTAAGTAACTGAAAGTAAGTACGAGGACCAGATAACTggaagtaaataataatgaaagcaAGACCAGATAACTTGAATCAAATAGAAAAATGGGACCATATAACTGGATTAAAAGGAAAGTAAATGATAAATGAGTACGAAATAATAGTTGTTTATTCAAAGTAAAACAACTTGCAAAATCTTATTAGAGTAGTTGGGGAAGTAGAGTTACAAGATTACAAGGCAATATGAAGCAAGAAGGAGAGGGGATTGAAATATTAGGAGAGGCTTTAAGGCGCGTTCTAAGAGATGCCCTCCTTTGAATCTAGGCTCCCCTTTTATAGACAAAAGAAGAGCTTTTacaattatttgtaaatagtacaTGAGCTTACCATGAAGTAACAATCTTTGACTTAACCAGGAGGTAAAGTTAACAATGAAGCAGAGTAATTGGAATCTTGTCAGGAAAAGTAGTAGACAAATCAATAGCTTTTTCAACAGTGGTAGTCTTTGGTGATTTTGGTAATTCAGTAGGAATCAATGAGCAATTTAGTGGCAATTGCGAGAGAGCAAAATCTCTCAGCATGTGCCGACTGTTCAATCATTAGATAACCTTGAGGTGTCTTCTAAATCATGTCCAAATACATTACTGTAGGGATTACTAACAGAAGCTTCAAAGGAGGCTTCAGACTCAGTATCAGGATTATCATCATCTTGTAAGTACTTCTTTAGCAGATAAATCAAGTCTTTTTTCTTCAACCCTTGGAGCGGATATTTCTTCtttgatttagaagattttCTGGATTTATCTGATTTTGTAGAAGTAGCAGGTTGAGCAATTTGTTTAGCAGATTTACCAGAAGTAGTGGCCTGAGTAATTGGATATTCGGGCAATGTCAATTGTTTAACAGTAGCAAGGAATTCTTCCATACTCTTTAGGTTTGGAGAAGTTTGAGGAAAACCTCTggcaaaattatcaaaaacatCTTGTGTGTGGGGATATCTGTTTCACCATTTGAAGAACCAATTGCGAATCAATATATCACCATTCCTATCATAACTCCATTTTAGCATCAAGGGAATATTGTATTTCTTGCAAAAATGGAGAAAGTATGGGAACTTCTGACTATGTCAatacattttgaaaacattagcaAAACACTTAATGTCAatacattttgaaaacattagcaaaaatgagtcaatacattttgactcatttttgctgtCTAAAAAGATCCAAAATCGAACTGATTTTCTGCCAACACAAAACCACATTCACCCACCTGTTTTCAAGAGTGGTTTGAGGGATTTtctgccatccaaatgatgccccacgacctggagtcatctataggacccttgcagctactatggagaggaaatgatggtggtttagggcatatttcattctgcacaagtgacctaagctcgtgcaagcaaatctggaaagtttccagatttgagcctctcccacttcacccaatcaccaagcacccatGCCAATgtccctcaccccttggccacctataaatacttccctccCCTTCTCATTTCATCCACACCATAGctccaagcatcatcttgagcTTTGAAagcatttccccctcttagagatcaaaagagtgcaaaccgattgagttttggtgagtttttgagtgttcttgtgtaagtcagtctagagtgcttggaagaccacaaaatttgtaagttctcttccttttgatcttaaCTAGCATCTCAAGCTTTTTTAAGTGTTGGTACGatatttggttgagttttgagaaggttatgataCTT carries:
- the LOC108998837 gene encoding cyclin-J18 isoform X2 produces the protein MRLPFVEFLIQSTQELDVGPIVKYAALSLFADRFYPSLSRFAQGNDKANWLLQPIRESNLQLFALISIWISSKFLGDTTIKEQHFTTRDFLEAEVVFLQVLDFEIGTANNAFVFFEELYIQFKGVAKVGELLNFEACMDIMDLVYEKEETSLLHSSRLLAASILVASYVITVPKKKWEFPVLPWVKFVTSCEEEHIIRLVTDILKHVFGPSCLLQGTGF
- the LOC108998837 gene encoding cyclin-J18 isoform X4, which gives rise to MRLPFVEFLIQSTQELDVGPIVKYAALSLFADRFYPSLSRFAQGNDKANWLLQPIRESNLQLFALISIWISSKIHDSCPLPVKCLKFLGDTTIKEQHFTTRDFLEAEVVFLQVLDFEIGTANNAFVFFEELYIQFKGVAKVGELLNFEACMDIMDLVYEKEETSLLHSSRLLAASILVASYVITVPKKKWEFPVLPWVKQGTQS
- the LOC108998837 gene encoding cyclin-J18 isoform X3; amino-acid sequence: MRLPFVEFLIQSTQELDVGPIVKYAALSLFADRFYPSLSRFAQGNDKANWLLQPIRESNLQLFALISIWISSKIHDSCPLPVKCLKFLGDTTIKEQHFTTRDFLEAEVVFLQVLDFEIGTANNAFVFFEELYIQFKGVAKVGELLNFEACMDIMDLVYEKEETSLLHSSRLLAASILVASYVITVPKKKWEFPVLPWGSYQLPFMKPNP
- the LOC108998837 gene encoding cyclin-J18 isoform X1, encoding MRLPFVEFLIQSTQELDVGPIVKYAALSLFADRFYPSLSRFAQGNDKANWLLQPIRESNLQLFALISIWISSKIHDSCPLPVKCLKFLGDTTIKEQHFTTRDFLEAEVVFLQVLDFEIGTANNAFVFFEELYIQFKGVAKVGELLNFEACMDIMDLVYEKEETSLLHSSRLLAASILVASYVITVPKKKWEFPVLPWVKFVTSCEEEHIIRLVTDILKHVFGPSCLLQGTGF